A genomic stretch from Physeter macrocephalus isolate SW-GA chromosome 12, ASM283717v5, whole genome shotgun sequence includes:
- the CEBPZOS gene encoding protein CEBPZOS, protein MRSLASTRLRMARTMDPLAKKIFKGVLVAELVGVFGAYFLFKKMNTSQDFRQTMSKKFPFILEVYYKSIEHSGMYGIREQDQEKWLNSKN, encoded by the exons ATGCGCAGCCTGGCGAGTACGCGCCTCAG GATGGCCCGTACTATGGATCCACTGGCAAAGAAGATCTTTAAAGGAGTTTTAGTAGCTGAACTTGTGGGCGTTTTTGGagcatattttttgtttaaaaagatgaACACAAGCCAAG ATTTCAGGCAAACAATGAGCAAGAAATTCCCTTTCATCTTGGAAG tttattacaaatcCATTGAGCACTCTGGAATGTATGGCATCAGAGAGCAAGatcaagaaaaatggctgaacAGCAAAAATTAG